The genomic region CGTTTGGCGGCGCCCCGGTTGGTTTTCATTTTAGGCATTTAAGAACCTCTCGAAACCGGCCCGTTCTTAATCGCTACGGGGGGGCGGTATTTTTTTGGCGGGCGCGAGCAGCGTCATCATGTGCCTACCGTCGAGCGTAGGCGGGTTTTCGACCACGGCGTAGCCGTCCAGCGCGGATATGATACGGGTCAATAATTCGCGGCCGCGCTCGGCGTGTGATACTTCTCGGCCCCTGAAAACAACCGTCACTTTAACCCGGTTTTTTTGCTCGAGGAATTTTTTAATGTGGCTTAACTTGAAATTAATATCGTGAGTTTCTATTTTAGAACTGATTTTTATTTCTTTGACGAGGCCGCCGGTTTGCCCTTTACGGGCGTCGCGTTGCCGCTTTCGCTGCTCATAAAGGTATTTAC from bacterium harbors:
- the infC gene encoding translation initiation factor IF-3: MVEKRARVNRRIRVPEVRLIDDEGRQVGVIPTREALAQAEEKDLDLVEVAAHAKPPVCRIMDFGKYLYEQRKRQRDARKGQTGGLVKEIKISSKIETHDINFKLSHIKKFLEQKNRVKVTVVFRGREVSHAERGRELLTRIISALDGYAVVENPPTLDGRHMMTLLAPAKKIPPPRSD